In Phacochoerus africanus isolate WHEZ1 chromosome 2, ROS_Pafr_v1, whole genome shotgun sequence, one DNA window encodes the following:
- the LOC125121067 gene encoding LOW QUALITY PROTEIN: olfactory receptor 4C11-like (The sequence of the model RefSeq protein was modified relative to this genomic sequence to represent the inferred CDS: deleted 2 bases in 1 codon), translating into MQPNNSVSEFILLGLTQDLEKQNMVFVTFIFYVGTLGGNLLIIVTIRSSQTLGNPMYFFLFYLSIADTCFSTTTAPRLIVESLTEKKIISYNECLTQIFTLHLCGSMEIFVLVFMAIDRYVAIYKPLHYPTIMRRQVCFILIGLAWIGSFIHSMPQIILALRLPFCGSNLIDHYCCDMQPLLKLACMDIYAMNLLVVFNSGALCTTGFVILMISYIVILHSLRNHSAEGRKKALSTCTSHIIVVVLFFGPCIFIYTRPPTTFPMDKMVAVFYTIATPFLNPLIYTLRNAEVKNAMRRLCHVRMNSESKR; encoded by the exons ATGCAGCCAAACAACAGTGTCTCTGAGTTCATACTGTTAGGGTTGACACAGGATCTTGAGAAGCAAAACATGGTGTTTGTGACCTTCATTTTCTATGTGGGAACTCTG GGGGGCAATTTGCTTATTATTGTGACCATCAGGTCCAGCCAAACACTTGGGAACCCCATGTacttcttcttattttatttgtccaTTGCTGATACCTGTTTTTCCACTACCACAGCACCTAGACTCATTGTGGAATCTctgactgaaaagaaaatcatatcttACAATGAGTGCCTGACTCAAATCTTTACACTGCATTTATGTGGCAGCATGGAGATCTTTGTCCTTGTCTTCATGGCCATTGATCGTTAcgtggccatctacaagccacTGCATTACCCAACCATCATGAGGCGCCAGGTCTGCTTCATCCTGATTGGTCTTGCATGGATAGGGTCTTTTATACATTCTATGCCTCAGATTATCCTGGCTTTGAGACTGCCCTTCTGTGGATCCAATTTGATTGATCACTATTGCTGTGATATGCAGCCCTTGCTGAAACTTGCCTGCATGGATATTTATGCGATGAACCTACTCGTGGTATTTAATAGTGGAGCCCTTTGCACAACTGGTTTTGTAATACTGATGATCTCATACATTGTCATCTTGCATTCACTACGAAACCATAGcgcagaagggaggaaaaaagctcTCTCCACTTGCACTTCCCACATCATTGTAGTCGTCCTGTTTTTTGGTccatgtatattcatatatacccGCCCCCCAACTACATTCCCCATGGACAAGATGGTGGCGGTATTTTATACTATTGCAACACCCTTTCTCAATCCACTCATCTACACCCTGAGGAATGCagaagtgaaaaatgccatgagaaGGTTATGTCATGTCAGAATGAATTCAGAAAGCAAAAGATGA